The DNA window caaaaacaaaacaaacaacaaaagacACTGCATAGTTACCTCTTTCTCCCAATCACACCTTAGTGTGATCAAACACAATATTAAGGTCTGAGTTGCTGTTCCTCCAAATATCATCCCAGCCCAAATTCCCTGATTATTCAATTTCATAACCATTAGCTTACATTCTAGCAAATTACtatattaacaattcataaacaatattaaataaaaaattagacaAATTAAACATACCATAACTCCTTGCTTAAAGTACCAACCCATTAAAAATCCAAGAGGAACCCCAATAATATAGTAGCAACCCAAATTTATGTACGCAACATATGATTGCCATCCTGATCCAACAGCCACTCCTAAAATTGTGTCATaatcattaaattattaaaattattatatttaattttaaaataaaaaatataattaattataatttgtaTAATGTAATACCTGATAGAACTGGTTGAATGCTGTTGAGAAGAATAGTAAAAGCTAATAGAAGAGAAAGCTTGCTTACTTCATCAAGAACAGGTTTACTCGTAGTAAATATGTAACCAAATTTATTGTGCAATGCCAAAATTAATATCCAGAAGAAAAGTCCTATTGTTAATGATGTCAACACAGCTACAATAGTAGCAAATTTTGCTCCTTTTCCATTTCCAGCTCCAAGCTCGTTTGCAACCCTTACTCTGCATATAAAATGCAAatatatattgaataattaatttataaaatatatttaaaatattcttttaaaataaagtaGGATCTTATGAATTTAGTCGACATTATTCTAGTACCACTTTATGGAAATCAATATTATTGAATGTCACAAACTATATAAATCATTGATGGCTGTGCCAAAACATAGACGTGATCATCAAGTGGACAAATCAGAGACCAAACCAAAAAATTGTTCATAGTCTTCACACATGATTCACTTAACAAGAAAACCACCACTTGGAATATGACATGCACCTCCACCAATATTAACGTTAGTAGATACTCTAATACCTTTAAGTTTAATTGATTATTGGTATTCTCGtcgaattaaataataatatttaatatcactttacttttttatttattttattttaaaataaataaaaattaaaatacaatccAACTTAAACTCATGGGAAATAAAGAATTTATCTTAAAATTTGTCCGAGTTATAAAAAGTTgcctaaaatatttataataaaaaattatttacgaAAATAgtgaaattttataaaataatatagagAATATAAACACGCAAGAAATTTTTGTCGTATTTTATTTGTATTTCGAGGCTATGGCAGGCTTTTGCTGCCAAAGTCTAGAGTCATCAAATCAATAAATAACTACTCCCTCATATTTGAATAACATATATAATACAAAATCTTTGTTTGAATATACTTTTTCTTTTTGAGGAATGTTTTTAATAGTATATATACATTGTTATAGATTATGTCGTGTTTTATTTGTACTTTTTCACTAAGTCCAAATGTCTTAGTCACCACTCACCATCACAATTGAAATTATAGGGTATGGCGTTCTAATCATCCAAGAAGTTTGGTCTCATCATGCTTTAATCTTAGCCATGAGTTTGATGAGGCCTTCATTTTTTTAATGAAGATAACTCAAATACGTAagaaaaattaaatgaataaaataagaAGTACAAAATTTAGAATACTAGCAtgttactaaaattaaaataagacaaAAATGTTACCCCGTTGCTGCAAAGAATGCCAATGGAATCATCATCTCCAAACCATTTATTGTCATACTGCCAAACCAAATCATTTATGGATCAATACTAAAATAACCATAGCATGACAAAAATTGATAGCATATATAATAAGGAGAGAAATTCATTTATTGAGAGAAGAACATTTAGGTCACAAACCTTTATCATCCTAAAGAGACAAATAATCATAAATACTAAAAATTTACCAAATGGACAAAGCATCTACAGCAATCTCTGCATTAGGTAGATTCCCAGTCATCAATATCAGAATTCTATAATACCAATTCTCCAAACTGCAAAACAAgacaagaaaaatataaaaatgatcaaaaacttgaaaacataaCAAACATGTCTTAAATTTTTGGAGACTATAATTTAACCGCGTCAAATTTTAGATAATGTGCGTTAGTCAGTCTTACAAGCTTCAAAGACGGTCTGCATTAAAAcaggaaaaaataaataaataaagcaaaatatTACCATAGCATAACACCAGAAGCAGCAGAGAGTTTAAGAAATTCCCAAAGGCCAGAAAAAGCCTCCATTGAAAACCCTTTCCATGTCAAAGGACAACCGCCATAAACAGTATAAACATAAAGCCCAACCGTTAGGACCCACCAAGAATTCAAAGTAGCAGCAGTTCCAATCACACCAAGCTGGAACTTATAAACAAACAACCAGCTAACAAAAATATGAAACAAGAGTGCAATCAGAGAAGCCCAAGCTATAGCGGCGGTTTTAAGCTGACTCTGTAAGAATCTATTGAGAGGAAACTGAAACGCAAATGCGAAATGTAACGGTATCAGCCACATTGCAACTTCTCCTGATAATACCGCTAAGTTCTCTGGTTGTCCCAACACTCTTAACACCGGCGTCGCGAAAAGATATATCGGTAACAGAAAAATGCAGCAAACGAATAATACTATCCATGATCGTTGCATGTATACTCCTAACATGTGATATTGTTTTGCACCAAATGCTTGTCCACATAGTGTTTCTAATGCACTCGCCATTCCCAactgaaaaatcattaaaaaaattgaatatgaagataacaaaaaatgagtatatatgaaaattgaatagTGCTGTGTGAATTTACCAAGAGTCCGAAATCGAAGCCAACGATAACATTATTGGCGATGGAGATGGCAGCAAGTTCGAGGTCACCGAGATGGCCAGCAAAGATTTGAGTGATGACCAACATGGAATAGGATGCAATTCGGCTGAAAATTGCAGGGCCTGCTATATGCCATAGCTTCTTTGATTCAATCAAAACTTTTCTTCTAAGTGTTtgtggttcttcttcttcttcatttggtGATAATAATGGAACCTTTGCTTCTCCTAAAGGTGAAGCTAGTTTTTTGTTCGACATAGCTAGCAAGCAGTTTGTGCTTGCTTGCTTGCTTGAGGTAGAGTTTGTTTGGTTTATGAAGAACCCAAAAgtgatgaaaaaaaaataaagatgagAAGAAGGAATGATTGAGAGGTTGAAGTTCAATTGTGTAAAGAGTGGTGGCTTTTAAAGGAAATTGGTATTTGTATGAAATTAAAATAAggaattttttaatgttttttttatgataAGATATGTGTCATTTGATCAATTTCAGTTTTGCTAACTCCATTTGAATAATGAAGTAattaaaaactatttattaaaaaacatcataaatattcaattaatatagtaaaatagtttaaattttggaataatatttttttaatgtaatttaTACTAAGTTGGTATATCATATTAAAAGTTTATTAATAGAAAACTATTTAAGAAAAAGGGTGATGCACTgtaagtgtaaaatatttttacactgtgaAACAATCACCACCATTTATCCAATTAAACTactcttttaattaaaaaataatttaatgacatGACTATTTGATAGCtttagtgtaaaactattttacagtgTCAAGTGCATTACCTTTTAACTCAAACCATTTTATCTACAATATCACTTTTTTATATGGCCAAAATATTTAACTGAATCTAAACATTATATTCCAATTTTAAGAAATTTATAGAATTTCGGAACAATTTTTATGGAGGTTAatgttttataattaattaaaaaacaaattaacacCTCTTTTGATAGTGACATAACGCAAGCTATTGCTTACACACAAAAAAACGCAAGCTATAACTTGAATTATTTGTAATTACGTATGTTTCATACAGAAAAACACGTCCATATCTTCATACAAACATCCAAGAAACACTACAATATCCATGTGGGGCAGAGGACAAAGTAAAGAAAAAGCAGAGAGACTGTCACACTCTGACTTGCCCATAGAGTCACTGCTTACgcacattaatatatatatatatatatatatatatatatatatatatatatatatatatatatatataacaaacccGTACGAACACACGGGTtttggtacgggacgcgcatttgtttcagatctatatttttaatagaaaaatgtctagtattcgtgaaaaaaataattattaaatgtatagaaaaatatctagtacccgtgaaaaatgataattaaatatatataaaaatgtcTGGTACTCATGAAAAAATAACAATTGAATGTAAAGAAAAATGTCTAATACCCGTGAAAAAAatgataattgaatgtatagaaaaatatttggtacccgtgaaaaaataataattgaatgtatagaaaaatgtctggtacccgtaaaaaaataataattgaatgtatagaaaaatatctggtacgtgtaaataaataagggttaaatatgtttttagtccttataaaattaccaaaaagtacttttagtccctgtaaaaaaagtcgacttttagtcctataaaattacttttgcactcacttttagtctctctacagggactaaaagtgagtgcaaaagtaattttatagggattaaaagttgaatttttttataggtactaaaaaccaaaattgagatatttataaggaccaaaaacttatttaatccaaaaaataataatgaaatgtATTGAGAAATGTCTGATactcgtaaaaaaataataattgaatgtataaaatatattaaattttaaataaataatttttttaattagctatcaaaaattcaagaaaacatcaaatttttaaatttaattttaaattttaaatatttatattaaatcattttttttgtaaaaacgtgaataaaaatatttattttaatttaatattttaaaaatgataagttattatttgataaaaatttattttctatagcCTGCATATATACCTAATCTTTTGTACTGTTTTAAATTTCCAAAGATACAAAGGATATTTTGTTGTTGCATCAGTAGGTTCTTCTTCTAGAAATATATTCTTCTAAACTACTTTAAACACACTCTTAAATCATTAGATAAATTTCATTCAACTCTACACAAATTTATCCAAATCCATTAAATATATACTAAAAAATTAGCAATCAATTAGTAACACATGTAGCCTATAAAGTGCACTCTTGATAGCATAACCAAAAGGTGaagcattacaaaaatgagaatCTTTCCACCCTTTTTAAGTGTAACAAAGTAACAAACCCCTTTaacttttagttcaaaaaccaATTTATGCGGTAGAAAAGATGTGTAATTTAAGACATAAGAAACTTAATTATCTCACAATAGAGGCAACAATCAACAACCATTTACTTGCACCAGTTGCTAACATTTCATCAAAATTGAGAGGAGCCATgaaatggcaaaaaaaatttcatttcagaGAATTCAAATTTAACATAAAATACTATTTTTGTTCCAAACAACAATGAATTTCCAGGCATAACACAAATTGTTATGTAGTAGAAATACACATTGCTGCATAAGGAAATCAAACATACAAACTAAATTGCACTTACACCTTAATCTTCAATCATGAAGCTTCTTGTAGGCATTCCTCAACGTCTATGCTGCAAAGGACTTGTAGAAATAAGGCATATATATGCTGCAAAGGACTTGTAATTGCTGTTTTACTCCTTTTTCAGGTACATCTTGCTGCAACTTCTCTATAAATCTAAAAAGGACAAGATTTTGATCAACTTAAATGTATAACATTCAGATATCTCCCAGTGGACTAAATATAGAGAACATGAAGCTCGCGAGAGTAAAAATCAGCAACACATTAATTACAAGCAATGACATGTAAATTCAGTAGAAACTTACTTGGAAACAACAATTAACTGGTAGTGAGCAGCTACTACCTCAACTAAGTCAGCCCTCCCTTTCTTGAAAACCTACGGTGAGAAAAACCATTAGCAAATAACAATAATATCGGACATGTCGCACAAATTAAAACTATCTATTATTAAAATTTTGGTTATTTTAAAAGAATACAATTGAgccttaaatatttatatatgtgaATGAGAGATTTACTGTCATGAATCATGATGCTGCTACTAGTTTAAATTTAATGGTCTTCAATTATTAAAGCAATTTGTAAAGTCAAAGAACTATACAATACACATTTACTAAGAAATAGCAGAATTAGTACTCTGCATAATTTCTAGAAACTTTAAACTCCCGCCAAGGTTATAAGCATTTCATAATAGATCTTCCATGTGTACCTCATCTTGGCAGCTCGTTCAATAGACCGGCTTCACTCCATCTGCGACAAAATAAATGAACAGTTACTGCACATACCtagtacttaaaaataaatagcaAGCTCATGCATAAAAACATATGATCAAAGAGAGGAAGTCCAAAAAATGCAGCGAAGGACAATGGGAAATACATGCACCAGAAAATGGAGTGAAGCCAAGTTATGTCAAGCATGAATCCATAAATAGTGATTCCTGCTCGTTTGTTCTCCATATATGTCATTGCATTAAAAAGCAAGTAACTCAGGATATagcaaattttgaagaaaaaaaatacaagtaacaaaattatatataccTAAAGCATGTCTTTTATTGAATGGGATAGTATGTTTCTGA is part of the Vicia villosa cultivar HV-30 ecotype Madison, WI linkage group LG2, Vvil1.0, whole genome shotgun sequence genome and encodes:
- the LOC131650501 gene encoding protein DETOXIFICATION 27-like — protein: MSNKKLASPLGEAKVPLLSPNEEEEEPQTLRRKVLIESKKLWHIAGPAIFSRIASYSMLVITQIFAGHLGDLELAAISIANNVIVGFDFGLLLGMASALETLCGQAFGAKQYHMLGVYMQRSWIVLFVCCIFLLPIYLFATPVLRVLGQPENLAVLSGEVAMWLIPLHFAFAFQFPLNRFLQSQLKTAAIAWASLIALLFHIFVSWLFVYKFQLGVIGTAATLNSWWVLTVGLYVYTVYGGCPLTWKGFSMEAFSGLWEFLKLSAASGVMLCLENWYYRILILMTGNLPNAEIAVDALSICMTINGLEMMIPLAFFAATGVRVANELGAGNGKGAKFATIVAVLTSLTIGLFFWILILALHNKFGYIFTTSKPVLDEVSKLSLLLAFTILLNSIQPVLSGVAVGSGWQSYVAYINLGCYYIIGVPLGFLMGWYFKQGVMGIWAGMIFGGTATQTLILCLITLRCDWEKEAAKAKLHITKWSDRKQQLN